Proteins from one Deinococcus sedimenti genomic window:
- a CDS encoding PaaI family thioesterase codes for MTAPADMLSMAQGVLDAQPFSTLVGARATRFTPDAVEVRLALRPDLTQHHGFAHGGLQATLADITLTFMGAAALGPSVLTSEFKINFLRPAQGDTLIGRGSVLSAGKRQAVTRCDLYAAQDGQEKLVATALGTIARADVP; via the coding sequence ATGACCGCCCCCGCCGACATGCTGTCCATGGCGCAGGGCGTGCTGGACGCCCAGCCGTTCAGTACCCTCGTGGGCGCCCGCGCGACCCGTTTCACCCCCGACGCGGTCGAGGTGCGCCTCGCCCTGCGACCCGACCTGACGCAGCATCACGGCTTCGCGCACGGCGGGCTCCAGGCGACGCTGGCGGACATCACCCTCACGTTCATGGGGGCCGCCGCGCTGGGACCCAGCGTCCTGACCAGTGAATTCAAGATCAACTTCCTGCGGCCCGCGCAGGGCGACACCCTCATCGGGCGCGGCAGCGTGCTCAGCGCCGGGAAACGGCAGGCCGTGACCCGCTGCGACCTCTACGCCGCGCAGGACGGTCAGGAGAAACTCGTCGCCACGGCGCTGGGCACCATCGCCCGCGCGGACGTGCCATGA
- a CDS encoding Appr-1-p processing protein, with amino-acid sequence MTPLTYRTGDATDPQGDGPKLLVHVCNDIGAWGRGFVLALSKLHPEPERAFKAWAAGETDQPYALGEVQFVPVRDDLTVANLIGQHDIARKNRPTAVPPVRYEAIRAGLSRVRTEAQRTQASVHMPRIGAGVAGGDWAVIEPIIEQELAAHGVPVTVYDLPPETP; translated from the coding sequence ATGACCCCGCTGACCTACCGGACCGGTGACGCCACCGACCCGCAGGGTGACGGCCCCAAACTCCTCGTCCACGTCTGCAACGACATCGGCGCGTGGGGACGCGGCTTCGTGCTGGCCCTGTCGAAGCTCCATCCGGAACCCGAGCGGGCCTTCAAGGCCTGGGCAGCCGGTGAGACCGATCAGCCGTACGCGCTGGGCGAGGTGCAGTTCGTGCCCGTCCGGGACGATCTGACGGTCGCCAACCTGATCGGGCAGCACGACATCGCCCGCAAGAACCGCCCCACCGCCGTGCCGCCCGTGCGCTACGAGGCCATCCGCGCCGGATTGAGCCGCGTCCGCACCGAGGCGCAGCGCACCCAGGCCAGCGTCCACATGCCCCGCATCGGTGCAGGCGTGGCCGGCGGGGACTGGGCCGTCATCGAACCGATCATCGAGCAGGAACTGGCTGCGCACGGCGTGCCCGTCACCGTGTACGACCTGCCCCCGGAGACCCCATGA
- a CDS encoding MaoC family dehydratase has protein sequence MTAPAGLRPDELAAHVGQQVALSDWVEVTQDRIQAFADATGDHQFIHVDPERAAQGPFGGTIAHGFLTLSLLAGEFMTLGGSPHIEGARMVVNYGLNRVRFIAPVRAGARLRSRAVLQSAEPGSGFVQITVANTIEIDGSDKPACTAESVYRVYL, from the coding sequence ATGACCGCCCCCGCCGGACTCCGACCGGACGAACTGGCCGCGCACGTCGGGCAGCAGGTCGCGCTGTCCGACTGGGTGGAGGTCACCCAGGACCGCATCCAGGCGTTCGCGGACGCCACGGGCGACCACCAGTTCATCCACGTCGACCCGGAACGCGCCGCGCAGGGCCCCTTCGGCGGCACCATCGCGCACGGCTTCCTGACCCTCTCGCTGCTGGCCGGGGAATTCATGACCCTCGGCGGCAGCCCCCACATCGAAGGCGCGCGGATGGTCGTCAACTACGGCCTGAACCGCGTGCGCTTCATCGCGCCCGTCCGCGCCGGGGCGCGGCTCCGCAGCCGCGCCGTGCTCCAGTCCGCCGAACCCGGCAGCGGCTTCGTGCAGATCACGGTCGCGAACACCATCGAGATCGACGGCTCGGACAAACCCGCCTGCACCGCCGAGAGCGTCTACCGGGTCTACCTGTGA
- a CDS encoding SDR family oxidoreductase has protein sequence MALKDLFNLTGKVALITGGSRGLGLQIAEALGEYGATVVLTARKAHELDEAKTHLAALGVTAHVYPNDLGAFDTIDPLIEQIHAEVGPIDILVNNAGATWGAPTVDHPLDAWMKVMNVNVNGLFLITQSVLKRCMIPAGKGRIVNVASVAGLQGNDPRMSPTVAYNTSKGAVVNFTRALAAEMADKGVTVNSICPGYFPTKMTKGTLAYGEQNILESTPMHRLGTDEDLKGLALLLASDASAYMTGQNIAVDGGAGVV, from the coding sequence ATGGCCCTGAAAGACCTGTTCAACCTGACCGGCAAGGTCGCCCTCATCACCGGCGGCAGCCGCGGCCTCGGCCTCCAGATCGCCGAAGCCCTCGGCGAGTACGGCGCGACCGTCGTCCTGACCGCCCGCAAGGCCCACGAACTCGACGAGGCGAAAACCCACCTCGCGGCCCTGGGCGTCACCGCGCACGTCTACCCGAACGACCTGGGCGCCTTCGACACCATCGACCCCCTGATCGAACAAATTCACGCCGAGGTCGGCCCGATCGACATCCTCGTGAACAACGCCGGGGCCACCTGGGGCGCCCCCACCGTCGACCACCCCCTCGACGCGTGGATGAAGGTCATGAACGTCAACGTGAACGGCCTGTTCCTCATCACCCAGAGCGTCCTGAAACGCTGCATGATCCCCGCCGGGAAGGGCCGCATCGTGAACGTCGCGTCCGTCGCCGGGCTGCAGGGCAACGACCCCCGCATGTCCCCCACCGTCGCGTACAACACCAGCAAGGGCGCCGTCGTGAACTTCACCCGCGCGCTGGCCGCCGAGATGGCCGACAAGGGCGTCACCGTGAACAGCATCTGCCCCGGGTATTTCCCCACCAAGATGACCAAGGGCACCCTGGCGTACGGCGAGCAGAACATCCTGGAATCCACCCCCATGCACCGCCTCGGCACCGACGAGGACCTCAAGGGACTCGCGCTGCTGCTCGCCAGCGACGCCAGCGCCTACATGACCGGGCAGAACATCGCCGTGGACGGCGGCGCCGGCGTCGTATGA
- a CDS encoding DUF7669 domain-containing protein gives MTCRAEVLAAARSLSGGTADGTFSIQDVVQTMRTLGTRHTDAEVRLHVSTVMCRNATGKHRLNASFHDLERVSRGRYRLIPPA, from the coding sequence GTGACGTGCCGCGCCGAGGTCCTGGCGGCGGCCCGGTCCCTGAGCGGTGGGACGGCCGATGGCACGTTCTCCATTCAGGACGTCGTGCAGACCATGCGCACGCTGGGCACCCGGCACACGGACGCCGAGGTGCGGCTGCACGTGAGCACGGTGATGTGCCGCAACGCCACCGGAAAGCACCGGCTGAACGCGTCGTTCCACGACCTGGAACGCGTGTCGAGGGGCCGGTACCGCCTCATCCCGCCTGCCTGA
- a CDS encoding ABC transporter ATP-binding protein, whose translation MTPILQLDHLSKRYAPGHPPVVNDLNLSVPAGELLTLLGPSGCGKTTTLRLIAGLEQPDSGHVHIGGRNVTTPFAPPERRGVGLVFQDYALFPHLSVLGNVLFGLSHLPRAQRLPRARETLALVGLTVFESRRPHELSGGQQQRVALARALAPRPTLLLLDEPFSNLDAQLRHATRQEIRSILRAAGTTAILVTHDQEEALAFSDRIVLMRAGQAEQIGTPHDVYTRPRTAFVANFLGRSNLLSGTADRLMARTALGIIPLQEARSGPVLVSVRPEHLRFTDDAAAPEVTIQAREFKGHDVTYTVTLDGNRQELLVHAHSDDLRAEGSRARLTVTQPARPVQ comes from the coding sequence ATGACCCCCATCCTCCAGCTCGACCACCTCAGCAAACGCTACGCGCCCGGCCACCCCCCGGTCGTGAACGACCTGAACCTCAGCGTGCCCGCCGGGGAACTCCTGACGCTGCTGGGCCCGTCCGGATGTGGGAAGACCACCACGCTGCGCCTCATCGCGGGCCTGGAACAGCCCGACAGCGGGCACGTCCACATCGGCGGACGCAACGTGACCACCCCCTTCGCGCCGCCCGAACGGCGCGGCGTCGGCCTGGTGTTCCAGGATTACGCGCTGTTCCCGCACCTGAGCGTCCTGGGGAACGTCCTGTTCGGCCTCTCGCACCTGCCGCGCGCCCAGCGCCTGCCGCGCGCCCGCGAGACCCTGGCCCTGGTGGGCCTGACCGTCTTCGAGAGCCGCCGCCCGCATGAACTCAGCGGCGGGCAGCAGCAGCGCGTCGCGCTGGCCCGCGCGCTGGCGCCCCGCCCCACCCTGCTGCTGCTGGACGAACCGTTCAGCAACCTCGACGCGCAACTTCGGCACGCCACCCGCCAGGAGATCCGCAGCATCCTGCGCGCCGCGGGGACCACCGCCATCCTCGTCACGCACGACCAGGAGGAGGCCCTGGCATTCAGCGACCGGATCGTCCTCATGCGCGCCGGGCAGGCCGAACAGATCGGCACGCCGCACGACGTGTACACGAGGCCCCGCACCGCCTTCGTCGCGAACTTCCTGGGCCGCAGCAACCTGCTGTCCGGCACCGCCGACCGCCTCATGGCCCGCACGGCGCTGGGCATCATTCCCCTGCAGGAGGCCCGCAGCGGGCCGGTGCTGGTCAGCGTCCGCCCCGAACACCTGCGCTTCACCGACGACGCGGCCGCGCCCGAGGTGACCATCCAGGCCCGGGAGTTCAAGGGGCACGACGTCACCTACACCGTCACGCTCGATGGAAACCGGCAGGAACTGCTTGTCCACGCCCACAGTGACGACCTGCGCGCCGAAGGCAGCCGCGCGCGCCTGACCGTCACCCAGCCCGCCCGGCCCGTGCAGTGA